Part of the Bombina bombina isolate aBomBom1 chromosome 8, aBomBom1.pri, whole genome shotgun sequence genome is shown below.
CCTCTAATGACTGCCTTTGCAGCCCCCCAGAAGATTTCCGGTCTATCAATATATTCCGAATTGAATTGAGTATATTCTTTGAATTTGTCATttaagtgttttttaaattttaaatcgttTGCCAAGTGATATGGAAACCTAAATCTCAAAAAAGCTTTCCTTGAACTATTTAATTGGATCTCGAGAAAAATAGGAGAGTGGTCTGAGATGACTATGGGGTAATTCCTGCGTTTATATTTCTTGAACAAAGTCTCTCATCTACTAAGAATAAGTCTTTTCTAGAGAGCGTTTTGTGTGCCCTAGATAGACAGGTATAATCCCGCAGATCGGGATTCTGTGCCCGCCAAATGTCTCTGACCGATAGATTCTGGCAAATattcttaaatatttttgtttctagttTGTCCTATTTACATTTAGCTTGCGTACTATTATATCTCAGTCTGTCCAGCGGAGActgtggggccatattaaagtcccctcctaaaatCAGAAAGCCTTCTGAGTGGAGCAAGACCATAGATTGCATTAGATTCCAGAAATCGTAATCCAgctcattgggtgcatatacattaaGTAAAGTATAAATTTGTTTAGAAATTCGGATTTTCACCattaaaaatctcccctctggatctcttCTTGTCTGAAGTAGTTCAGCGTCTAGCCTTTTGGCCATCAATATTGCCATTCCCCTCTTTCTTCTAATGCTGGGTGAGGCTTCCACCTCTTTAATCCAAGAGCCCTTCAAtttccggaccggcagacatcttcatccaagcggcatcttttatcttcatccatccgacgaggagtggctccatcttcaagacctccggcgcggaacatccttcttcaacgacgactagacgatgaatgaaggctcctttaagtgacgtcattcaagatggcgtccctcgaattccgattggctgataggattctatcagccaatcggaattaaggtaggaaaaatctgattggctgattgaatcagccaatcagattcaagttcaatcggattggctgaagatggagccgctcctcgtcggatggatgaagatagatgaagatagaagatgccgcttggatgaagatgtctgccggtccagatgtcttcttctgcctggataggatgaagacttctgccgctccggatgtcttcttttggtccatcggtgcccggctgggtgaacacggctcaaggtagggagatcttcaggggggtagtgttaggtttatttaaggggggtttgggttagagtaggggtatgtgggtggtgggttgtaatgttggggggtggtattgtgatttttttttacaggcaaaagaactgatttctttggagtatgccacgcaaaaagcccttttaagggctggtaaggtaatagagctgttaactttttaaatttagattagggtagggaaattgttttattttggggggctttgttattttattagggggcttagagtaggtgtaattagcttaaaattcttgtaatcattttttattttttgtaatttagtgtttgtttgttttttgtaatttagtttagtttatttaattgtaggtaattgtaggtacttgtagttaattgatttaatttatttattgatagtgtagtgttaggtttaattgtaacttaggttaggatttattttacaggtaattttgtaaatattttagctaggtagctattaaatagttaataactattttatagctattgtacctagttaaaataaatacaaagttgcctgtaaaataaatataaatcctaaaatagctacaaatttgtaattattcgttatattgtagctatattagggtttattttacaggtaagtatttatactttttatatttaatttagggttagggttagacttagctttaggggttaatacatttattagagtagcggcgaggtccggtcggcagattaggggttaataagtgtaggtaaggtagcggcgacattgggggggggcagattaggggttaataaatataatgtaggtgtcgacgatgttaggggcagcagattaggggttcatagggataatgtaggtggcggcggtgtgcggtcggcagattaggggttaaaaatatttattatagtggcggcgatgtggggggcctcggtttaggggtacataggtagtttatgggtgttattgtactttatagcacagtagttaagagctttataaaccggcgttagcccagaaagctcttaactactgacttttttctgcggctggagtcttgtcggtagagggtctactgctcacttcagctaagactctaaataccagcgttaggcagatcccattgaaaagataggatacgcaattggtctaaggggatctgcggtatggaaaagttgcggcttgaaagtgagcgttagaccctttcctgcctgactctaaataccagcggacggccaaaagcagcgttaggaccccttaacgctgcttttgagggctaatgcagaactctaaatctagtgaaatcagtggcccaatggatattaaccctttgaaaatatcagttacttattaaaaaatgagaattatgtcacctatgccaaggttggcatcaatttctgtgcccaaaacaccattgggccaggctaaaaacaattgcatatcatggagggggatctaccctgtatatatttatagcgaaatcagtggcccaatggatattaaccctttgaaaatatctgttacttattcaaaaatgagaattagagcacctatgctagtgttggcatcaatttctgtgcccaaaacacaattgggccaggctaaaaacaattgcatgtcatggaaggagatctaccctgtatatattcatagtgaaatcagtggcccaatggttattaaccctttgaaaatatgttacttattcaaaaatgaaaattatgtcacatatgccagggttggcatcaatttctgtgcccaaaatacCATTGGGTCAGGATAAAAACAAATGAATGTCATGGagtgggatctaccctgtatatattcatagttaaatcagtggcccaaaggttattaaccctttgaaaatatcagttacttatacaaaaatgagaattatgtcacctatgccagggttggcatcaatttctgtgcccaaaacaccattgggccaagctaaaaacaattgcatgtcatggaaggggatctaccctgtgtatattcatagtgaaatcagtggcccaatggttattaaccctttgaaaatatcagttacttattcaaaaatgagaaatacagcaccaatgccagtgttggcatcaatttatatgcccaaaacaccattggaccaggccaaaaacaattgcatggcatggagggggatctaccctgtatatattcatagttaaatcagtggcccaaaggttattaaccctttgaaaatatcagttacatattcaaaaatgggaattacagcaccaatgccagggttggcatcaatttctgtgcccaaaacaccatttgccaggaaaaaaataattgcatggcatggaggtggatatacactgtatatattcatagtgaaatcagtagcccaaatgttattaaccctttgaaaatatctgttacttatttaaaatggtaattaaatcaccaatgccagtgttggcatcgatttctgtgcccaaaacaccattgggccaggataaaaacaattgcatgtcatggagggggagcTACCCTGTAGATactcatagtgaaatcagtggaccaatggttattaaccctttgaaactatcagttacttattaaaaaatgagaaatacagcaccaatgccagtgttggcatcaatttatatgcccaaaacaccattgggccaggccaaaaacaattgcatggcatggagggggatctaccctgtatatattcatagttaaatcagtggcccaaaggttattaaccctttgaaaatatcagtttcttatccaaaaatgagaattatgtcacctatgccagggttggcatcaatttctgtgcccacaacaccattgggccaggctaaaaacaattgcatgtcatggagggggatctaccctgtgtatattcatagtgaaatcagtggcccaatggttattaaccctttgaaaatctctgttacttattcaaaaatggtaattaaagcaccaatgccagtgttggcatcaatttctgtgcccgaaacaccattgggccaggctaaaaacaattgcatgtcatggagggggatctacactgtatatattcatagtgaaatcagtggcccaatggttattaaccctttgaaaatatatgttacttattcaaaaatggtaattacagcaccaatgccagtgttggcatcaatttctgtgcccaaaacactattgggccaggctaaaaacaattgcatgtcatggagggggatctaccctgtgtatattcatagtgaaatcagtggcccaatggttattaaccctttgaaaatctctgttacttattcaaaaatggtaattaaagcaccaatgccagtgttggcatcaatttctgtgcccgaaacaccattgggccaggctaaaaacaattgcatgtcatggagggggatctacactgtatatattcatagtgaaatcagtggcccaatggttattaaccctttgaaaatatatgttacttattcaaaaatggtaattacagcaccaatgccagtgttggcatcaatttatttgcccaaaacaccattgggccaggctaaaaacaatttcatgtcatggtggggggtctaccctgtatatattcatagtgaattcagtggcccaatggttattaaccctttgagaatatgttacttattcaaaaatggttattacagcaccaatgccagtgttggcatcaatttctgtgcccaaaacaacaTTGAGCCagtctaaaaacaattgcatgtcatggaagggggtctaccctgtatatatgcatagtgaaatcagtggcccaaaggttattaacagtttgaaaatatcagttacttattcaaaaatgagaattatgtcacctatgccagggttggcatcaatttctgtgcccaaaacaccattgggccaggctaaaaacaattgcatgtcatggaggggaatctaccctgtatatattcatagtgaaatcagtggcccaattatgtcacctatgccatggttggcatcaatttatgtacccaaaacaccattgggccaggctaaaaacaattgcatgtcatggaggagggtctaccctgtatatattcatagttaaatcagtggcccaatggttattaactctttgaaaatctctgttacttattaaaaaatggtaattaaagcaccaatgccagtgttgccatcaatttatgtgcccgaaacaccattgggccaggctaaaaacaattgcatgtcgtGGAGGGGGATCtacactgtatatattcatagtgaaatcagtggcccaatggttattaaccctttgaaaatatcagttacttattcaaaaatgagaattgcagcaccaatgccagtgttggcatcaatttctgtgcccaaaacaccattgggccaggccaaaaataattgcatggcatggagggggatctactatgtatatattcatagtgaaatcagtggcccaatggttattaaccctttgaaaatatcagttacttattcaaaaatgagaattagagcaccaatgccagtgttggcatcaatttctgtgcccaaaacaccattgggccaggccacaaataattgcatgacatggaggggaatctaccctgtaaatattcatagtgaaatcagtagcCCAAAGGTTATTAAccttttgaaaatatatgttacttatttaaaaatggtaattaaagcaccaatgccagtgttggcatcaatttctgtgcccaaaacaccattgggccaggataaaagcaattgcatgtcatggagggggatctatcctgtatatattcatatttaaatcagtggcccaatggttattaacccttaatatatgttacgtattcaaaaatggtaattacagcaccaatgtcagtgttggcatcaatgtctgttcccaaaacaccattgggccaggctaaaaacaattgcatggcatggaggggaatctaccctgtatatattcatagtgaaatcattgGCCCAAtggttaaccctttgaaagtatcagttacttattcaaaaataagaagtacagcacctatgccaatgatggcatcaatttctgtgcccaaaacaacattgggccaggctaaaaacaattgcatgtcatggaggggggtctaccctgtatatattcatagtaaaatcagtggcccaatggttattaacccttagaAAATATGTTAcgtattcaaaaatggtaattacagcaccaatgtcagtgttggcatcaatgtctgttcccaaaacaccattgggccaggctaaaaacaattgcatggcatggaggggaatctaccctgtatatattcatagtgaaatcattgGCCCAAtggttaaccctttgaaagtatcagttacttattcaaaaataagaagtacagcacctatgccaatgatggcatcaatttctgtgcccaaaacaccattgggccaggctaaaaacaattgcatggcatggaggggaatctaccctgtatatattcatagtgaaatcattgGCCCAAtggttaaccctttgaaagtatcagttacttattcaaaaataagaagtacagcacctatgccaatgatggcatcaatttctgtgcccaaaacaacattgggccaggctaaaaacaattgcatgtcatggagggggatctaccctgtaaatattcatagtgaaatcagtgacccaattgttattaaccctttgaaaatatctgttacttattcaaaatactaATATTTGTATTAGTGCCAActatgcccttttttccagtttgtatatctaattgttatataaagagattccacctctgtgtaactacattatatgaatcatattattatataaataaaacctatatttttattttaaagtcaatttaaagcagtctgacaaaaaaatgaataagaaaccaacttccatgaataagaaacagaatttcacgaataagaaacagcttgaataagaaaccaacttccttgtcgtacaAACACTGATCTAATTTACTGTTCAGCATTTCTACCACGAAAAATGGGCTAAAACAATGTATCGCAGTAGTTTAATTAAGGCACAATATACACAGATTTGCAGCAGCTCATCACTTTCGTGTCTCATAATAAAAGCATTGCATTTGCTTGTTGTATAATATGACGCTTGAAGCAGTCTGATCACGTGACATGAAGTGAAAACGAAACTAAATAGAAACAAGCATCAACTTTGAACTCGCTCCCTGCGTGATTTAAACTGCCGATGGGATGGCCGAAGAGCAGGCAATTTCTGAAATTGTCCAATTAGGCGCTTCAATGGGACTCCACCTATTTTGAATAGTCCAATCAGACGAGTCACATGATTAACCCATTGTTTGAAGCCCTTTTAGCCTGAATAAACCCTGTGTGTTTAGCGTGGATCGATGCAATCGGCTTTCCTATTACTTTTGTCTTTGTCACCCAAACAAGTTGTTGGAGGAGCAATATGGCGGTGTCCAGAGTGTAGAAGACGATCGTTGGTGTAACGGGACTGTTTCTATTTGTCTCTGTAAACGCATCAATGACTTTTGCAACTGTAAAAGACACCGGTAATACGTGAGACCGAAGAAGAGCATGTCTGTTGTAAATGTATGTCTTGTTATGCCATAAGGACAAAGACCCTTGAAAGATATGGTCCTGATCTAGTGCCTGAAAAGGGCCCTGCCTTTCATGTACATTTTCTGGGGGCCCTCGCACATGCTCTCACGCTAGTGAGAATTCCTGCTGCAGAATAATATCCTCTGAGGGACACTGCACATGGATTGCTGCTGCTAAAAGCGATTGCTCCGGATATACAAATCTAGGGACCTCTACTTTTGAAATATATCTTATAATAATCCCTACTCGTTACAAAGCAACTAGAAACCGCTGATCACAATACCCAACATATATGGACACCTTTTCTGAAATATGTGACTGCTCTTGTACTGAATTCCAGGTTCCGTATGACCCTACTCCAGAGATTCAACTTCTAACCTTTACTTGCCTTAAAGTTTCCTGCTGCTGCTGAGCCATTTCCCCATACCCATAATAAATTGGTGTTTGTAAGACATGCAGGTCCTCCTCATACTTCTTAACAGCATAAGATGGACATTGGATCTATTGTTCCTGGTCCTAGACCTGAATTACTGGCTAATGTCTTCTCTACTTTCTCTCCTCTTCTGGACTATTCGCTTCACCCTTGGCCTACCTGGACTATTGTCCATGGGACTGGTTCACTGCTGGGAAGGACTGCTTGGACTTGTGGCTCGGGCTGGTGACTCATGCTGCAGCCTTGCATTGGGTGGATTACAGGCAGCAGGTGATTTGTTGCGAGGAGGCCTGGTTGGACTGGACAGTCTGAAACTAGTTTGGAACCTGCTTTCCCATGTAGTGCTGCGGAGCAGAGAGATGGTACATCGAGGGCTAATCAACATTGGTACTTCTGGGCAAGCATTGAACCGCCAAATGTGGGAAGCTCTGGGGATTGCTGGGAGCTTGGCAGCCTACCTGGTGAACAGTCTGGTTAATATGTGTCTCATTGCAGTGCAGAATGTTTTATCCCTGGTAATGGCCCTGTGGTTTTCCTTGAATGACGTGTGCTTCACTGGACTAGAGTTGGCAGCAGAGTTGCTCTCTCACATTTCTAGCAGTGCTTTAGCAGTAGTTATTTTGCTGTGGACACCGTGTCAGCTTGCTCTGGATGGAGTGACATCACTTAGCAGGGGGTTAGGCATGATTTTGTTAAGGAACTTATATGAGGTTCTGCTCCTGCTTTTCCTAATCTGGCTAAGTCGAGCACTAAGCAGACAGACAGCTGCTATACACCAGTTTCGCAGAGGAGCAGGACAACTTTACCACATGTTTTTTGTCTGTGCATATGCAATTTTGAACTCTGCAATCTGGAGAATAGCCGCAACTAGAAGCAGTCAGTTGTTCAGGAGGTACAGGGCAGTGTGGGAAAGGTACTGGAACCAGAGGACAAGAATACATAATCCCCCTGGAAGGATTCCTGGGGAACAGAACCCACCTCTAAGAGCCCCAGCTGAAAGAAATCTGCCTATGAGGATCCCTCGAGCACAAATCCCACCTATACAGGTCCCTGGAGTACAAAACCCACCTGCAAGAGTTCCTTTAGCACACAACCCATCTGTGCGAGCTCTTGGGGCACAAAACCATCCAATGAGGGACCCTGGTGCACACAACCCAATACCAACATCTTCTGTTACTGAGCGTAATACGGTGTCTGTTGATGGTGGTGAGACATCACAAGATCCGTGGAAGCTTCTCAAGCAGCAGGAAGAAAGTAAAAAATGTGTGATTTGTCAAGATGAGACCAAGACTGTCCTATTGCTGCCTTGTCGCCACCTGTGTCTCTGTGAAGCTTGTACCCAACTCCTCCTTCAGCAGCCAATCCTCCAGCGAAACTGCCCCCTGTGCCGCCATATGATACTACAGACATTAAATGTCTATATTTAAGAAGGACAGCATGGCAACTCGTGTATAGTATCTACTATACAGGACTGCAGTGACTGAGAgactcccctgggggggggggggggggggggttgtatttggtGTTGTTGAATAATCTGAATAGACAGGGCTGTAATATTCACTGGTTGCAAAAGTTGCACATAGCAATGATGGAATAATATATGGGAGCCTGAAGGTAACACATTCAATCTCTGAAACCAATGTACTCCGTTTGCTTCATTATTCACAGAGGCCATTTAACTAGGACCAAATTGTTAAGGTCATACAAGAGTGACCATAAGAAAAGCTGCTTATTGTAAAGGGAACAAGCACTGTGAAATCAATTACCCTCTTTGGGCAGTGATGTTTTAATTAATGGGACCACATTCTGTGTTTTTGATTTCActgtataaaaacaattttaaatgagCAAGTGAtgtctgactttttttttaaactttcactGATACGTGCACTTGAGCTTTTCATTTCCGAGACTGTCAGACAGGGAAGCTTAACAAAACTCCCCCTTGATTAGTTTCCCCTCAATGTTTGTTCTAACTGGGTGTCTCAGGAACTGTGAAAGCCCAATAACTGGAAATGATCCCACAGGTCAAATTCCCCTTCTTAGAAGGGTTTCAGTTATTCTGTCTCTCCTTATTGTATCTCTTCCTTCCTATGTTATAAGGGCACTGAGCGTGCCCCTATATAGCAAGAGTGCAGTTAACCCCTTTGTTGCCAGAAAGGACTGCAATACATTGTGTAGCAATGTGCAGCAGTCCTCtttggcagacaaggggttaaataaTGAGCTGGTATATATTATTGCTACTTTAAACATCCTTTCCTTCCCTTTTACCCTAAGGAATGCATTCCTGTTAATTCacaaaaaaacatttcattttttaaaaaagaagtttgTAGCTCTGACTTATTACTAAGCTCTGTATAACAATATGATCTCATGTTAGATGTACAGATATTCTCTTTGTAACTCTAACATCTATTTGGGAAATCTCTGTCTTATCCAGAGGCGTTTTCTAAAATCTCTTATAACATTGCTACACTTTTTTGCTAAAAAATAGAAACCGTGTAGCCGCACAATCCAAAATGAAACTTGAGCCAACGTCAAAAAATAGATCCCTGTTTCTAATCGGTAAAGGGACTTTTAATTTGTCAAAGTAAAAACAAAacgaactattttttttttttgtgatttctttTGACATATTTTCCCTGAAATTTAAACCTGAATATTATGAGGATTTCCTAACCTGAGAAGTGGGAGTATGCTCTGCAGCCTTCATAAGCCCTGTCCCTAACTTGTTTTGGCAGAGGTGATGACGATGATCGTGTTGTAgtaatgacagtggcaagccttgtCTGCTCCAGATAAGGCAAGTGGTGGTGGGTTTGGCCATTGTAAACCAATTGCAGCAAACATAGTGTTAATGTGCATAGAAAGTTTCATATTTCAAGTGCTGTGTTAAAGAGGCTTGTGTTGTAAGTGGAAgtacatacattatttttaaagggatatgaaactcaattttattctttcatgatttagatttttaaacaactttctaatttagttctagtgtcaattttctttgttctattgatatcttttgttgaaaagcaggggtgtatgtttaggagccggcccatttctggagcactatatggcagcagttttgcaagaacgttatccatttgccagagcactagatggcggcgctatttcctgttttttttatgctccagatgcctacctaggtatctcttcaacgcaCGTATatatggcttaccaatgtgttcagctagcttcctatagtgcagtgctgctctttcactaaaggataccaagataattaaagggacatgaaacccaagtttatTTCTTTCATCCATTTTACTGCCATTGTTTTTCGATAGCCAAAATCCACtcgctatttgccttatttggaggagccaatctgggctttaggcaacaaggctagccactgtcataatgttagtatactatacattgttttgcagtcatcagttaaagggacatgaaacccaacatttttctttcatgattcagatagagaatacaatgttaaacaactttctaatttactcctattgtctattttgcttcgttctttagatatcctttgttgaagaaatagcaatgcacatgggtgtgccaatcacacaaggcatctatgtgcagccaccaatcagcagctacagagtcCTATTTTGATaggcttttaaaaaaaggatatcaagagaatgtagcaaatgaaataatataagtaaattggaatgtttttttttaaattgcttaccctttctaaatcatgaaaggaaaaaaaatatatattttatgtccctttaaagccaattagagaaagaTATGTTCCTGTTTTAGCCTTGAGAagacagcagggtgcatttcaacttCAGAGAATAATAAAATCCTTAAtttacagagctaaattacatgaaaaagaagcaaaataaagtATACTCCAAAGATGTTTCACTAAGGATAACTagattttgtatataaaaaaagaaatcctTTGCCTTTCTGGTAAAGATTTTTGTGATCATGCACTATTGTAAACCATCATTAGAAATAGTAAATCTTAAAGAAGCAGAAAAGGTTTCTTGAAAGTTTGCAGaattaatctaattaaaaaaattgaaatgacatgctctaattcgttagaccTTGTAATTTTACAACTCTCAGCCCTGTAAcactatatttacactttgctcgGGATTGCAGAGCACTAGTAGTCTTGTGTGGAAACGGTTGCTGATCCAATCGGCACAGTAGTGCTGCAGAATGGATCAGTGGCgggttctgcttgggaccagcagtgctccacgGGTCCCAAGCTGCACTTCCACtgtgtggt
Proteins encoded:
- the RNF26 gene encoding E3 ubiquitin-protein ligase RNF26, with product MQVLLILLNSIRWTLDLLFLVLDLNYWLMSSLLSLLFWTIRFTLGLPGLLSMGLVHCWEGLLGLVARAGDSCCSLALGGLQAAGDLLRGGLVGLDSLKLVWNLLSHVVLRSREMVHRGLINIGTSGQALNRQMWEALGIAGSLAAYLVNSLVNMCLIAVQNVLSLVMALWFSLNDVCFTGLELAAELLSHISSSALAVVILLWTPCQLALDGVTSLSRGLGMILLRNLYEVLLLLFLIWLSRALSRQTAAIHQFRRGAGQLYHMFFVCAYAILNSAIWRIAATRSSQLFRRYRAVWERYWNQRTRIHNPPGRIPGEQNPPLRAPAERNLPMRIPRAQIPPIQVPGVQNPPARVPLAHNPSVRALGAQNHPMRDPGAHNPIPTSSVTERNTVSVDGGETSQDPWKLLKQQEESKKCVICQDETKTVLLLPCRHLCLCEACTQLLLQQPILQRNCPLCRHMILQTLNVYI